Proteins from a single region of Aureibacter tunicatorum:
- a CDS encoding BatD family protein yields MELESLKINSKTKFQGFFACVFILAMFLGSARATAQEVNISLGPNKIAKNQTYKVTITVSNGQIQNYSEFPDIAGFMKRGTSSSSSTNIVNGQMSFTQSISQSYLPQKEGTFVLHPFEMDVNGKKVKSQGARIVVGPAAAQQQRNYYDPFADFFGNRTQQRQPTEFVDVKEDAFFAITTDKKEVYVGQGFNLRAAFYVALENKAPLDFYDINNQLSEILKQIKPTNCWEETFDNRLGPDRVEINNKVYQRYNLFQASYFPLNTNPIEIPAMPLKMIKYKVAKNPSFFGQNRQEDFKTFYSKAIEIKVKELPDYPLKNQVAVGQYRLNSKISQKSVKTGNSFSFDFNITGKGNIAAIDDPTVVNSDSLDIYPPNVRQNIQRSNSVVLGNKSFDYYVIPKEPGEYNLGDYFYWIYFNTATAEYDTLRPNVVLNVYGESLQNSDIMSNDLGSFYDRIDLASNRLRSVNRVGTFKIIASILLCVMLLSSLGFIFWDKLPVKRKFSKKHG; encoded by the coding sequence ATGGAATTAGAAAGCTTGAAAATAAACTCTAAAACGAAATTTCAGGGATTTTTTGCATGTGTATTTATATTGGCGATGTTTTTAGGCTCTGCAAGAGCTACAGCGCAGGAAGTGAACATTTCCTTGGGGCCAAATAAAATCGCTAAAAACCAGACTTACAAAGTCACGATTACTGTTTCCAATGGGCAAATACAGAATTATTCCGAATTTCCGGATATCGCTGGTTTTATGAAAAGAGGAACTTCTTCTTCCTCTTCGACCAATATTGTCAATGGACAGATGTCATTTACGCAAAGTATTTCCCAATCTTATTTGCCGCAAAAGGAAGGGACATTTGTATTGCATCCTTTTGAAATGGATGTAAATGGAAAGAAGGTGAAATCCCAAGGAGCTAGGATAGTGGTAGGGCCTGCCGCTGCGCAGCAACAACGTAACTATTACGACCCTTTCGCTGATTTTTTTGGCAATAGAACTCAGCAGAGGCAGCCTACAGAATTTGTGGATGTGAAGGAGGATGCGTTTTTCGCTATTACTACTGATAAAAAGGAAGTCTACGTTGGGCAGGGGTTTAACCTGAGAGCGGCTTTTTATGTAGCTTTGGAAAATAAAGCTCCTTTGGACTTTTATGATATCAATAATCAATTATCGGAAATATTAAAGCAAATCAAGCCGACAAATTGCTGGGAAGAGACTTTTGATAATCGATTGGGGCCGGACCGAGTTGAAATCAACAATAAGGTGTATCAAAGGTATAATTTGTTTCAAGCCTCTTACTTTCCACTGAATACGAATCCAATTGAGATACCGGCGATGCCTTTGAAGATGATCAAATACAAGGTGGCAAAGAATCCAAGCTTCTTTGGTCAAAATAGACAGGAAGATTTCAAAACGTTTTATTCCAAAGCAATTGAAATCAAAGTAAAAGAATTGCCGGATTATCCTCTTAAGAATCAAGTGGCTGTGGGACAGTATAGGCTAAATAGCAAGATTAGCCAGAAATCGGTTAAAACAGGAAACAGTTTCAGCTTTGACTTCAATATTACAGGCAAAGGAAATATCGCTGCTATTGATGATCCAACAGTGGTTAATTCCGATTCCTTGGATATTTATCCGCCTAATGTAAGGCAAAACATACAACGATCCAATAGTGTCGTTTTGGGTAATAAATCATTTGACTATTATGTGATTCCGAAAGAACCGGGAGAGTATAATTTGGGAGATTATTTCTATTGGATTTATTTTAACACGGCTACAGCCGAGTATGACACGCTGAGGCCGAATGTGGTTTTGAACGTGTACGGAGAAAGTTTGCAAAATTCTGATATCATGTCAAATGATCTTGGATCATTCTATGACCGTATAGATTTGGCTAGCAATAGGCTTCGTTCAGTCAATAGAGTGGGGACATTTAAAATAATAGCAAGCATACTTCTATGCGTGATGTTGTTGTCATCATTGGGCTTCATTTTCTGGGATAAACTTCCTGTCAAGAGGAAATTTTCCAAAAAACATGGTTAA
- the ruvB gene encoding Holliday junction branch migration DNA helicase RuvB, protein MREDYLTGSNEHMSNAEKEFERALRPLSFNDFTGQEKVLENLKIFVIAASQRNEPLDHVLLHGPPGLGKTTLSHIIANELGSNIKVTSGPVLDKPSDLAGLLTNLEEHDVLFIDEIHRLNPIVEEYLYSAMEDFKIDIMIDSGPNARTVQIGLNPFTLIGATTRSGLLTAPLRARFGINSRLEYYDAKLLSTIIERSSKILGTPIHADAAFEIARRSRGTPRIANNLLRRTRDFAQVKGDGTIKLDIAEVALNALDVDKNGLDEMDNRILNTIIGKFNGGPVGLSTIATACSEEAETIEEVYEPFLIKEGYIKRTSRGREATPTAYDHLKIKPPTQQGSLFD, encoded by the coding sequence ATGCGAGAGGATTATTTAACGGGAAGCAATGAGCATATGTCCAATGCTGAAAAAGAGTTTGAAAGAGCTTTGCGACCTTTGTCTTTTAACGATTTTACAGGTCAGGAAAAAGTGCTTGAAAACCTTAAGATATTTGTGATAGCGGCATCTCAAAGAAATGAACCTTTGGATCATGTCTTACTGCATGGTCCTCCTGGATTGGGAAAAACAACACTGTCGCATATTATTGCCAACGAGTTAGGGTCAAATATAAAGGTAACCTCAGGGCCTGTATTAGACAAACCTAGCGATTTGGCGGGCTTACTGACAAATCTTGAGGAGCATGATGTTCTTTTTATAGATGAAATACATCGTTTGAATCCGATTGTGGAAGAGTATTTATATTCGGCCATGGAGGATTTTAAGATTGATATTATGATTGATTCAGGGCCTAACGCAAGAACAGTTCAGATAGGTTTGAATCCATTTACATTGATTGGCGCGACAACTCGATCAGGTTTATTGACGGCTCCTTTAAGAGCTCGTTTTGGGATTAACTCTCGATTGGAGTATTATGACGCAAAATTGTTGTCTACGATTATTGAAAGGTCATCTAAGATACTGGGTACTCCAATACATGCTGACGCGGCTTTCGAGATCGCAAGAAGAAGTCGCGGAACTCCTCGTATCGCGAATAATTTACTGAGAAGGACACGAGACTTTGCCCAAGTCAAAGGTGATGGTACAATAAAGCTTGATATTGCTGAAGTTGCTCTTAATGCTTTGGATGTGGATAAGAACGGTCTGGATGAGATGGATAATAGGATACTGAATACTATTATTGGCAAATTCAATGGTGGCCCTGTAGGCTTGAGCACAATAGCTACAGCATGTAGCGAAGAAGCTGAAACGATAGAAGAAGTTTATGAGCCTTTTTTGATCAAGGAAGGTTATATCAAGCGTACATCTAGAGGCAGGGAGGCCACGCCAACAGCTTATGACCATTTGAAGATAAAACCACCTACTCAACAAGGCAGTTTGTTTGATTAA
- the aroC gene encoding chorismate synthase — protein sequence MSNTYGNIFKISTFGESHGKALGVVVDGCPAGIDFDELFIQQELERRKPGQSKITTHRKEADSFQVLSGVFEGKTTGTPIALVIFNEDQRSKDYSHIADKYRPSHADFTYTEKYGIRDYRGGGRSSARETAARVAAGALAKLYLKTLGIDVKAYVSQVGPIKLDKSYKELDLNTIEDNILRCPDQDKAAEMIELIDQTRKKQDTIGGIVTGLAFHVPVGLGEPVFDKLHAELGKAMLSINAVKGFEYGSGFDGVEMYGSEHNDEFYVEDGRVKTKTNFSGGIQGGISNGQDIYFRVAFKPVATIMKDQDSVNESGEAVTVSGKGRHDPCVVSRAVPIVEAMTALVLADMHLRNKSSKI from the coding sequence ATGAGTAATACATACGGAAATATATTTAAAATATCGACATTCGGCGAGTCTCATGGAAAGGCCTTGGGAGTAGTGGTGGATGGATGTCCAGCGGGAATAGACTTCGACGAGCTGTTCATACAACAAGAGCTTGAGAGAAGAAAGCCCGGACAATCCAAGATAACAACTCATAGAAAGGAAGCTGATAGCTTTCAAGTTCTTTCCGGTGTGTTTGAAGGCAAGACCACTGGAACGCCAATCGCTTTAGTGATTTTCAATGAAGATCAACGAAGTAAGGATTATTCGCATATCGCGGACAAGTACAGACCATCGCATGCGGACTTTACCTATACTGAAAAGTACGGCATAAGAGATTACCGAGGCGGAGGAAGAAGTTCGGCAAGAGAAACAGCTGCTAGAGTAGCCGCAGGAGCTTTGGCTAAGCTTTATCTTAAGACTTTAGGGATTGATGTGAAAGCTTATGTGTCGCAGGTTGGTCCTATTAAGCTGGACAAAAGCTATAAGGAGCTTGATTTGAATACGATCGAGGACAATATACTGAGATGCCCTGATCAAGACAAAGCCGCGGAGATGATAGAGCTAATCGACCAAACTCGCAAAAAGCAAGACACTATTGGAGGTATTGTGACAGGATTGGCTTTTCACGTGCCTGTAGGCTTAGGGGAACCTGTTTTCGACAAGCTTCATGCCGAATTGGGGAAAGCAATGTTGAGTATCAACGCGGTAAAAGGCTTTGAGTATGGAAGCGGGTTTGATGGCGTTGAGATGTACGGGTCGGAACACAATGACGAGTTTTATGTGGAAGACGGTCGTGTGAAAACAAAAACCAATTTCTCCGGAGGCATTCAAGGTGGAATTTCCAATGGACAGGATATTTATTTCAGAGTAGCGTTCAAACCAGTTGCTACGATCATGAAAGATCAAGATAGTGTTAACGAAAGTGGAGAAGCAGTAACAGTGAGTGGCAAGGGAAGACATGATCCTTGCGTTGTTTCAAGAGCTGTGCCTATTGTTGAGGCTATGACTGCTTTAGTATTGGCTGATATGCATTTAAGAAATAAATCCTCAAAGATATAA
- a CDS encoding FAD:protein FMN transferase, with amino-acid sequence MSTIKDKILHKSKIYPIVLILIILVVRNYREKNAQEETSEFTQIQGTTMGTTYSIKYENELQSNLKNSVDSILADFNNSLSTYIEQSEISKFNRQDSISLSYPYLRYMFNESQRIYENTQGAFNPTVMPLVRAWGFGPGEATYPDSSKVDSIMQYIDFESIQLKGNQLHKIKEGVELDFSAIAKGYGVDVVAQYLTSLGINNYMVEIGGEIVCKGHNPAGKSWTIGVEDPQSNGLSQSAIASLTLNNQAIATSGNYKNFKIKDGVKYAHTINPFTGYPQMQTLLSASVIAPTCAEADAYATAFMVLGFDKSKDLIENLDNVHAYLIYSDEEGNVKSFISDDKLKKQFVTLQ; translated from the coding sequence ATGAGCACTATCAAAGATAAAATACTTCACAAAAGCAAAATTTACCCAATTGTACTCATCTTGATCATCTTGGTCGTTAGAAATTATCGAGAAAAAAATGCGCAAGAAGAGACCTCTGAGTTTACGCAAATTCAAGGCACAACTATGGGGACAACATATTCTATCAAATATGAAAATGAATTGCAAAGCAATTTGAAAAACAGTGTTGACTCGATTCTAGCAGACTTCAACAATAGCCTGTCAACATATATAGAGCAATCCGAAATTTCGAAATTCAATCGTCAGGACTCTATATCCTTAAGTTATCCATATCTGCGATACATGTTCAATGAAAGCCAGAGAATTTATGAAAATACTCAAGGAGCTTTCAACCCTACAGTGATGCCGCTTGTTAGAGCATGGGGTTTCGGACCAGGAGAAGCAACTTATCCGGACTCTTCAAAAGTAGATTCAATCATGCAATACATCGATTTTGAATCTATTCAACTGAAAGGCAACCAACTTCACAAAATTAAGGAAGGTGTTGAATTGGATTTCTCAGCCATTGCCAAAGGATATGGAGTTGATGTTGTCGCTCAATACCTGACATCCTTAGGAATCAATAACTACATGGTAGAAATAGGCGGCGAAATTGTTTGCAAAGGCCATAACCCTGCAGGGAAATCTTGGACTATAGGCGTTGAAGACCCTCAATCCAACGGCTTGTCTCAAAGTGCGATAGCATCGCTTACTTTGAACAATCAAGCAATCGCTACTTCTGGAAATTACAAGAATTTTAAAATAAAAGACGGAGTAAAATACGCTCATACAATTAATCCATTTACTGGATATCCGCAAATGCAAACCTTGTTAAGCGCTTCGGTAATCGCTCCCACTTGCGCTGAGGCAGATGCATATGCTACAGCTTTCATGGTATTGGGCTTCGACAAATCCAAAGATCTTATTGAAAATTTAGACAATGTGCATGCTTATCTGATCTACAGCGATGAAGAAGGCAATGTGAAAAGTTTTATCAGCGATGATAAGCTGAAAAA
- a CDS encoding dicarboxylate/amino acid:cation symporter: protein MAKKKIPLHLKIVIGLLAGLAVGLLFSYLGVPKEFTLNYIKPIGTIFVNSLKMIAAPLVLASLIIGIANLGDVSKLSRMGGKTIGIYILTTVISITIGLAVVNLIEPGKFISTQTRMDLLEMYAGKVAAKADQAKELRESGPLQPLVNMVPTNIVQAASDNGSMLKIVFFAVLMGIALLKIPKEKGEGVVKFFDGINEIILKIIDFIMRIAPFGVFALITTMIVELAGDDPSSALEILGALLAYSLTVLLGLGIMIMLVYPMFLKIFTSFNYFDFFRGIRPAQLLAFSTSSSSATLPVTMECVEKKLKVSEEVSSFVLPLGATINMDGTSLYQGVAAVFIAQALGLDLTITQQIMIVLTATLASIGSAGVPGAGMVMLVIVLESVNIPAAGLALIIAPDRILDMCRTVVNVTGDATVSMAVASTEGQDFSEIDTEELVQE, encoded by the coding sequence ATGGCTAAGAAAAAGATTCCATTGCATTTAAAGATTGTCATTGGCCTTTTGGCTGGATTAGCAGTTGGATTGTTGTTCTCCTATTTAGGCGTGCCAAAGGAGTTTACTTTGAATTATATCAAGCCTATAGGGACGATTTTCGTTAATTCCCTCAAGATGATTGCCGCGCCTTTGGTATTGGCTTCCTTGATTATTGGTATAGCTAATTTAGGGGATGTTTCCAAATTGTCGCGAATGGGAGGCAAAACTATTGGAATATATATATTAACGACAGTAATATCGATTACCATTGGCTTGGCTGTGGTGAATTTGATCGAGCCGGGGAAATTTATCTCAACGCAAACGAGGATGGATTTGCTGGAAATGTACGCTGGTAAAGTAGCTGCTAAAGCGGATCAAGCCAAAGAGTTGAGAGAAAGCGGTCCATTGCAACCTTTGGTGAATATGGTGCCGACGAATATCGTTCAAGCGGCTTCGGATAATGGCAGCATGCTTAAAATCGTATTTTTTGCGGTTTTGATGGGGATTGCGCTATTAAAAATCCCAAAGGAGAAAGGCGAAGGAGTTGTGAAGTTTTTTGATGGAATCAATGAGATTATTTTGAAGATTATTGATTTTATCATGAGGATCGCGCCATTCGGTGTATTTGCATTAATTACAACGATGATTGTTGAGCTGGCTGGAGATGATCCAAGTAGCGCTTTAGAAATATTGGGGGCTTTGTTAGCCTATTCATTGACCGTTCTATTAGGCTTGGGTATTATGATTATGTTGGTATATCCAATGTTTTTGAAGATTTTCACAAGTTTTAATTATTTTGATTTTTTCAGAGGCATTAGGCCTGCTCAATTGTTGGCCTTTAGTACAAGTTCAAGTTCTGCTACCTTGCCGGTGACGATGGAATGTGTTGAGAAGAAGCTGAAAGTTTCCGAGGAAGTTTCAAGTTTTGTTTTGCCTTTAGGGGCTACAATTAACATGGATGGAACTAGTTTGTATCAAGGGGTTGCGGCGGTGTTCATCGCGCAGGCTTTAGGTCTTGATTTGACCATAACTCAACAAATCATGATCGTATTAACTGCTACCCTTGCTTCGATAGGTTCAGCGGGAGTTCCTGGCGCAGGCATGGTGATGCTTGTGATTGTGTTGGAGTCTGTGAATATTCCTGCGGCAGGATTAGCATTGATCATTGCGCCTGACAGAATTCTTGATATGTGTAGGACGGTTGTGAATGTTACGGGCGATGCGACGGTTTCAATGGCTGTGGCAAGTACGGAAGGACAGGATTTTTCAGAAATAGACACGGAGGAATTGGTGCAGGAATAA
- a CDS encoding NifU family protein, which yields MSVQEQAQNSRLVQLYLEANPNPNSLKFVANFMLVPQGESYDFPTKESAADSPLAKVLFDLPYVERVFFASNFVTVTKAESEEWAEVQNVIKEEIKTYLSTGKAVIDPAAASALPQEGEDSEIVAKIKGILDEYIKPAVEQDGGAITFHSFEGGVVKVLLQGSCSGCPSSTVTLKAGIENLLKRMVPEVESVEAEGV from the coding sequence ATGTCTGTACAGGAACAAGCTCAAAATTCTAGACTGGTTCAGTTATATTTGGAGGCTAATCCAAACCCGAATTCGTTGAAATTTGTGGCGAACTTTATGTTGGTGCCGCAAGGAGAAAGTTATGATTTCCCAACCAAAGAAAGCGCTGCTGATTCTCCATTGGCGAAGGTCTTATTTGATTTGCCTTATGTGGAGAGAGTGTTTTTTGCGAGCAATTTTGTTACAGTTACTAAAGCTGAGTCTGAAGAGTGGGCTGAAGTGCAAAATGTAATCAAGGAAGAAATCAAGACTTATTTAAGTACAGGTAAAGCGGTGATCGATCCTGCTGCTGCTTCCGCATTGCCGCAAGAAGGAGAGGATTCTGAGATCGTTGCTAAGATCAAGGGAATACTAGACGAGTATATCAAGCCTGCTGTGGAGCAAGATGGAGGAGCTATTACATTTCATTCATTTGAGGGAGGTGTTGTGAAAGTGTTATTGCAGGGATCTTGCAGTGGATGTCCTTCTTCAACAGTAACTCTTAAAGCTGGCATAGAAAATTTGCTAAAAAGAATGGTGCCTGAAGTCGAGTCGGTTGAAGCTGAAGGTGTATAA
- the queG gene encoding tRNA epoxyqueuosine(34) reductase QueG, translating into MNKYLSSVEDRTAFVKRTALDLGFQFCGISKAEFLEEDAAGLEQWLKNGSHGKMSYMENHFDKRLDPTKLVEGARSVVTLMYNYYPHDVISDQDNYKIAKYAYGKDYHFVIKDKLKEFMELIHENVGEVDGRVFVDSAPVMERSWAKKSGVGWVGKNTLLINKSAGSFFFLCEMIIDLELEPDGPIKDYCGTCNKCVEACPTDALVGNGVMDASKCISYLTIELKDSIPNEFEGQMEDWVFGCDICQDVCPWNRFSKPHNEPMFKPHENLVSMRKNDWEELTRDVFNEIFRKSAVKRTKIEGLARNIAFAKKKGSPK; encoded by the coding sequence ATGAATAAATATTTGTCTTCTGTTGAAGATCGCACAGCCTTTGTGAAAAGAACAGCTTTGGACTTGGGCTTTCAATTTTGCGGTATTTCCAAGGCGGAGTTTTTGGAAGAAGATGCGGCAGGATTGGAGCAATGGTTGAAAAATGGCAGTCATGGTAAGATGTCTTACATGGAAAATCATTTTGACAAGAGGCTTGACCCTACAAAATTGGTTGAAGGGGCAAGGTCTGTGGTGACATTGATGTATAATTATTATCCGCATGATGTCATTTCGGATCAGGATAATTATAAAATTGCCAAATATGCCTATGGCAAGGATTATCATTTTGTGATCAAAGATAAGCTTAAGGAGTTCATGGAGTTGATTCATGAAAATGTGGGAGAAGTGGATGGAAGAGTGTTCGTGGATTCAGCCCCTGTCATGGAGAGGAGTTGGGCGAAAAAGAGCGGCGTAGGCTGGGTTGGTAAAAATACGCTGCTTATCAATAAAAGTGCTGGAAGTTTCTTTTTTTTATGCGAAATGATTATCGATCTGGAGCTTGAGCCTGATGGACCTATCAAGGATTATTGTGGAACATGCAATAAGTGCGTGGAAGCTTGCCCAACTGACGCTTTGGTCGGCAATGGAGTAATGGATGCGAGCAAATGCATTTCTTACTTGACCATAGAGCTTAAGGATTCCATTCCTAATGAGTTTGAAGGTCAAATGGAAGATTGGGTTTTTGGATGTGATATTTGCCAAGACGTTTGCCCTTGGAATCGATTTTCCAAACCGCATAATGAACCAATGTTCAAGCCTCATGAAAATTTAGTGAGTATGCGTAAAAATGATTGGGAAGAGTTGACCAGAGATGTATTCAATGAAATATTCAGGAAATCGGCGGTTAAAAGAACAAAAATAGAGGGATTGGCGAGGAACATAGCGTTTGCCAAAAAGAAAGGCTCACCGAAGTGA